GCTGTCTTTCCAGCAGCATATTCATCCGTAATCCGAAAATCCAGAGACAAGACCTGGCCTTCGGTAAGTAAAACAGATGACATAGGCAGTGATGCGTATACAACATACCCGGTTTTTGTCTCCTGTACGTTGTAAGTATTTTTATCTTTGCCTTTACCGCCATCCCGTTTAAATGTATATTGACCATTTGCAGACGGCGGATTTTTCTTCTTGGCAGACAGATCAGCTTCAGAAGTTGCAGCGCCTGTCCCCTTGACTTCTTCCGCGAGGAAAACCTCCACCTGATCCCCTTTGCGACGTGTAGTATCCTTCACTTCCACTCGTAAATTCACCTTTTTGGCATCCCACATCATACGAGCCTCACCCGTAACCGCAGATGTACCATCTGCCAGATGATTAATTTCGAGTCCTTTCACAGCACCCCAAAGAATGTCTTCCTGTCCTTTGTGATTCGGGAAAGAAGGGCTGGCCTTCAATGCTGTCCATTCATTACGATAGATCGGAAGGGTGGTAGGGTCCACCAGTGCCCAAAATGCCGGTTTTGCTTTTAATTTACGATCAAATAACAATGGTGCATCTTTGCGTCCTTTGACTGGATGATTATCAAGCCATGTACCATCATCCGCAAGTCCCCATACTGTAACGCTGTCCATTACACCGCGTTTTCCCAACTCGTCGAACAGGTCGAACAGTTCACGATAACGATAAGCTTGTTGCAGCATTAATTCATCTGTGACAGGCATCTCCAGTTCAGAATTACTCGAATAGATCGAAACGTCCAGCTCTGTAACCTGTACATTTACACCAAGAGCGATCACTTTCTCAAAAGCCTCACGAATGAGCTTTACATCCGGTCCGTACATGGATACATGCATCTGGAATCCAACCGCATCAATCGGTGTTCCTTTGGCAAGCAGCTTCTCTACAAGCTTCACCATATCATTCACCTTGTTTCCATTGCCCTCCATTCCATAGTCATTAATCACCAGTACAGCATCGGGGTCAGCCTCACGTGCATATCGGAAAGCCAGCTCAATGTAATCACTGTCATCTCCATCACCATCTACATCCCCAATAATATCTCTCCACTTGGAGTTACTGGCCTCATTCCGCAAGCCTCCTCCGTCTGAGATGACTTCATTGACGACATCCCATGTATGAACCCTTCCTTTGTACCGGGTCACGATGGTTTGAATATGGGTTTTCATCCGTGCAAGCAACTGTTCCCGCGTGGCAGGTTTCGATGCATCGTTTGGATCTGTAAAGAACCACTCTGGCACCTGACTATGCCATAACAGCGTATGACCTCTGATTTCCATGTCATTTGCTTCGGCAAACTTCACCAGGCGATCTGTCTCTGACCAGACAAACTGTCCTTCCTGAGGCTGCATCGCATCCATTTTCATAAAGTTTCCAGCTGTAATACTATTAAAATGTTTCGTCAACAGCTGAGAATGCGGATCTTCCGCATCCAGTGCAGACTGGTCGATTGCCGCTCCCATTGCATAGTGTTGTCCCACAACATCCACTAGATTTGGAATGTTCGGCTCTATTTCAATTTTTTCGGCTTCCGTAATCAGTACATCATCCACGTAAAAAGTAATCGTATCCGCCGGCGTCACTTCCGCTGACGTCTTCCAAGGTGTCTCTGCATACATGCGGAATCCGGTGATGCCGCTATTTTCTCCGGGGATCACCACATCCGCCTCGATTTTTTTCCACTGTCCTTTGTTCAGAGTTGCAGAGGCAAACGTAGCATATTCTCGACTTGAAGCGTCGTTATTGTACTCTTTCTCCAGTGAACCGTTAATAACCTGACTGTCCGGTCCTTCATCGTACATGGCCCAAAACGAAATATGAACCGTGCTGCCCTTCTGTACATGGTCTATTACTTCAATTAAGGGTCCATGGAACGTTTCAGTACGGGAAGAGGTTCTCAGGCTGCGTGTACTGTCGTGACCTACTTGCGTTACGATATCAAGCTTTTCACTCGCACGTGGACGCCATTGTCCCAACACACCATCTTCAAAATCAGCCTTGAACAGTACTTCATCATCGCCAGTCTTAACGTCCGCAGCCGCAGCACGTGTCCCTCCTGTTCCCACACTTGGGAACAAACTGAAGATCAATACAGCCGACAAGCACAAGCTCCACCATTTTCTCAAATGCATCCGATCTCCTCCTTGGTTGGTTGTTTGTGAAGAGTAACCTTTGTTCTGTCATGCGCCAGCCCTTTACAAGATCGTTGTGCAGGATTGGATAGACGTTATTCAATAGAAATTGTAAGCACTTTCATTATACGATTGCCAGCGAACTTTGTTTACCCGTTAAACTATAGGACTTATTCTAAAAACTTTACAATAATACAAAACGACAAAAAGCACAGCTTCTTAGCTGTGCTCCGTGTCACCGTCATTACATATTTACACTTTTAAAGGTGCTGTCGTCTGACGAACCACCAGATTGGAAGGTTCCGTCACCACGGGAGGAGAATAAGACGGATTCTCGATCATAGCAATCAGATATTCGATGGACTTAATGCCAATGGAATAGATATTCTGATTCACCGTGGTCAACCCCGGTTTGAATACCTCAGCATAATACGTGTTATCGAACCCGACAACCGAGATATCTTCTGGTACACTCAGTCCATGCTTTTCAATTTCATGAATCGCACCAAAGGCAGACATGTCTGATGCACAGACAATTCCCGTTGGTTGATCCTGAAGTGCCAGCAATCGTCGGGCAGCCTTGCTTCCCCCGTCGAAGGAATAATCGCAGATCTCCAGATATACCGTAGAATACGGGATGCCGCATTCTCGCAGCCCTTCCCGATATCCTTCCAATCGCAGATTGGCTACGGCAGGTCCAAGTGTCCCTGAGATATAGGCAATTTTGCGGTGCCCAAGCTCATGCAGATGTTTGACACCCATCGAGATCCCGTTCGCGTTATCCGTAGTAATGTAACCGGCACGTTTGCCTAACATGTCTGTATCAACAAACATCGTCGGAATCTCTGCATCCACCAGTTCCTGAATACTCGCGTTTTCTCTGCCTTCCCCGAATACCACAACCCCATCCACATTACGACTGCGGCAATGTTTGATGAACGAGTACGCCGGATCATCGAATCGAGTAGACAACCGGACCAGATCATATCCACTGTTCTCCAGCGCTGTCTTGATCCCTTCCAACAACTCTGAGACAAAAGGGTTCGTAAACGGAACTGTTAACAGTACTCCCACCGTCCATGAACGGCGTTTGACAAGTCCACGTGCGACCACATTGGGTTGATATTTCAATAATTCGATGGCTATATTGACTTTTTTGCGTGTTTTTTCACTTACATCAGGATAATCGTTTATCACTTTGGAAACGGTTGCAACAGATACTCCCGCTTCCTTGGCTACATCATGGATAGAAGCCATCTGATCACCTCAACCTCTTTCAAATCCCCTGTCTCCGGCTGCATTTTCTATAACATCGGCAGGTTTGTCTACCCATTATAGCTTAAAACAGCCTGAAACGGTATGGAAGGTTCCTAATGCTTTTAAGCTCTATTCCTGCTGTTCCAGATTCTTCAAATCCAGAGACAGTTTCTCCATTGTTGTTGCAAATACAGCGAGTTCAGCCGAGCGTGAAGCTTGGCTACGTGCTCCGCGAGACGTATGATCCGACTCCTGCTGCACACTGCTCAGTTTCTTCATGATCTGCTCCAGATTAGACTGAATTTTACCCTGGGCATCCCGGGAACTGGCTGCAAGCTTGCGCACCTCACTGGCAACTACTTCGAAGCCACGTCCAAACTCTCCTGCATGAGCAGCTTCAATCGCTGCATTCAGACCGACAAGATGACTCTGATCCGATATTTCGCGAATGAGTTCACCCATTTTTCCGATCTGCTGGATCTCCCCTGTTAATTCCGTGAGCAGAACCTGAGCCTGATCCTGAGAAGCCGCTGTTTCTTTGGCTACACTTGATATAGCCATTGCACTTTCATTTAATTCACTAATCATGCCTGTAAGCTCTTGAGTAATCTGCGTAATCGCCTGTAATGTATGTTGTTGGTCATCGGCAAGCTGATGTAACTTTTCTTTTTCTTTCTTCTCATAGGCTTCAAGGACAAGCTGTGAATCCAGATTAAACATTTTGCTGAGCGCCTGAATGACAAGATGCCAGGAATCAGGGATAACCTGTTGGAATATGCTCGTTGCAATATCCAGGTAGACCATATAGGTACCCAGATAATAATCTTCGGACAGACCAATCCGTGAATGCACAAGTCCAATCGCAATCCGTTGCTCAATATATGCGTCGTCCACGATTCCATCCGTCATTGATAACCAATACATCTTCTGTGTTTCTTTTAGACGATCAATCGTAGAGAATCGGGCGATCAGATCTACCAATTCAGGATAATTCCCCACATGATTGTAGAAATGATCCACCACTTCCTTAACGACTTTTTTAAAAACAGGCCGATGTTCGGCAAGCAATGTTAGATCCCCTGCGGTTAATCCCATGTAATCAAGTTGCTTCTGTCTTGTTGCGGAAATACTGCTCATATCTGGTTCAGTCAGCTCCTTAATAAACACTAAATTACTTTAAATTGTAAATATATGTATTGATTATAGACTAAAATACCTAAATATACATATACCATTAGAACTAATTCTCTTTAAAATTAACCTTATTTGTCAGCTTTTTAGACTAATATGACCTTCATGTAATTAAAAAGGCCCTGACCCTGCTGTGAAGGAGCCTCACAGCAGGCATCAGGAGCCTGATCCGGAATGGTTCGTTGCCGATTAGCGATTAAGCAGACTACCCACATAACGTAACAGTTCATTCGCGCTGGCTGCGGTGTATCCATGTTCCTCAATTAAGCGTTTAATGACTTCATTCATACGTTTCAATTGTGTTGCATCCGGTGTTTTGGTTGAAGTTGTGATCTTGACGATATCTTTCAGATCGGTGAACAACTTTTTCTCAATCGCTTCACGCAAACGGTCATGGCTGCTGTATTCGAACTTGCGCTCCTTGCGGGAGTATGCTGAGATCCGGATCAGAATCTCTTCTCTGAACGCTTTCTTTGCATTCTCGGAGATCCCGATCTGTTCCTCAATGGATCGCATCAGACGCTCATCCGGATCCATCTCTTCATCCGTGAGCGGGTCACGAATCTTGGACCAGTTGCAGAATGCTTCAATGTTATCGAGGTAATTCTCGAATAACGTTCTTGCCGACTCCTCGAATGAATAGACAAATGCTTTCTGCACTTCCTTCTTGGCCAGTTCGTCATACTCCTTGCGTGCAAGAGCAATGAAGTTCAGATAACGCTCCCGCTCTTCCTTTGTAATCGAAGCATGTTGGTCCAGACCGTCCTTGATGGCCCGCAGAATGTCCAACGCGTTAATGCACTGAAGATTTTGCTTGATCAAAGCACTGGAGATCCGGTTAATGACATACCGTGGATCAATGCCAGACATCCCTTCATCCAGATACTCATTTTGCATCTCGCGCAGATCAGCTTCTTTGTATCCTTCCACTTCTTCACCATCATACATGCGCATCTTTTTAACGAGATCCATGCCTTGTTTCTTCGTTTCCTTCAAGCGGGTAAGTATCGAAAAAATGGCTGCAGTCCGCAGTGCATGCGGTGCAATATGAACATGCTTCATGTCACTTTGCTGAATGAGCTTGGCATAGATTTTCTCTTCCTCGGACACTTTCAGATTGTACGGAATCGGCATGACAATCATCCGGGATTGCAGTGCCTCATTCTTCTTATTGGAGATAAATGACTTATACTCCGATTCATTCGTATGCGCCACAATCATTTCATCCGCACTGATTAAGGCAAAGCGTCCTGCTTTGAAGTTCCCTTCCTGCGTGAGCGACAATAGATTCCAGAGGAATTTCTCATCACATTTCAACATCTCCTGGAACTCCATTAATCCACGGTTTGCCTTGTTCAACTCCCCATCAAAACGATAGGCACGTGGATCGGATTCGGAACCAAACTCCGTAATGGTGGAGAAGTCGATACTACCCGTCAGATCGGCAATATCCTGTGATTTCGGATCGGATGGGCTGAACGTTCCTATTCCCACGCGATTATCTTCGGAAACAATGACCCGTTCCACCGGCACCTTGCTGATATCACCACCATATTCGGTACGGAGTCTCATCTGGCAGGATGGGCAAAGATTACCCTCAATACGGACTCCAATTTCCTTTTCCACTTCAGGACGAAGCTCCAGTGGAATCAGATGCAGCGGTTCCTCATGCATCGGGCATCCATCAATGGCGTATATGGCACCTTTCTCTGTCCGCGAGAACTGTTCAAGCCCCCGCTTCAGCAGCGTCACCAGCGTCGATTTCCCTCCACTTACGGGACCCATCAGGAGCAAGATCCGCTTCCGTACATCCAGACGGCGTGCTGCCGAGTGAAAGTATTCTTCAACCAACTTTTCAATCGAACGGTCCAGTCCAAAGATCTCCTGTTCAAAAAACTTGTACCGCTTATGCCCACCTACTTCTTCAACCCCAAACGATTCAATCATCTCATACACTCTGGCGTGAGCCGTCATTGCCGGAGTCGGGTCCTCTCTCAGCAGTGCAATATAATCTTCAAATGTTCCGTTCCATGTCAAACGGTCACTCTCTGCCCGATGTTCCGCAACGCGTTCAAAAATATTCATGCTTGGTACCTCCCATGGCTCCTTTAGTGTGATTGTCAACCATTCCGAATGGTATGAAGAAATCAATAGAATTGCGGCTCCTGCTTGAATACCAATCTTGCGGTCCTGTGTAGTACCGCCACCCTCTGTCCAAACGTCTTGTTTTGTTGTGAAAAGTGTATTACATACCTATGCGGCAATTCGGATAAGTTGACCTCTTTTTTTCAATCAACCGCTTCGAATTTTGGCTTTTCCCTGTTCTATCAGACATCTTGTGCCTTCAGAAAAAAAAGAACGAATATGATATAATGAGGGTTCTAAATTCAGGAAACCGGACAACACATGGTCAGAGACAGGCCACTTCTGGAAAGGAGCACGGACGATGGCAGTGAAATACGAAACCGAATTATATTCGCCTGTGAAGGCTTTCTTCGAGCAGCGTGGCTTCGACGTCAAAGCGGAAGTCAGACATTGTGACCTCGTAGGGGTCAGATCCGACCAGGACGAACCACTCATTGTGGAGATGAAAAAAACATTTAACCTCTCCCTGTTGTTACAGGGTATGCAGCGCTTGAAGCTTAGCCCGTTCGTGTATCTGGCCGTCGAGCGCAACCGTAGCAAACGTGGAGCCGTGAACCAACGCTGGAGCGAACTGACCGCACTATGCAGACAACTTGGTCTGGGGCTGCTGACTGTCACATTTTACAAAACCAAAGCTCCCTTGATTGATGTATTGTGCGAGCCCTCCGCCCTGATCCCCCTCACTGGCCGCAATCAGGTTGCCCGTAAAAGCGGAGTTCGGCGGAAACGATTGCTCAAGGAATTCGACGAACGAAGCGGAGACTACAATACGGGAGGCAGCACACGAAGACAGCTGGTCACAGCATATCGTGAGAAGGCTTTACGTGTCGCATCCGCTCTACGAACGAACGGAGAAGCCTCTCCGGCCAACCTTGCCAGACAGACAGGCGTAGGTTCTGCAGCAGCGATTCTGCAAAAAAATTATTATGGCTGGTTTGAACGCCTCTCCCGTGGAAAGTACATTCTGACAATTAAGGGAGTACAGGCGTTAACCGAGCATGCACACATGCTTGAGGATAATGATATGATTGAACGAACCATTAATGAACTCGATGTAACGTATTCTGTATCTGGTGAAAATAAGGACGACCTTGCACACATCGCTGAAACAGCGGAGCAGTACTTGAAAAATACAGGCCATATCTGAACCGGAATCATCTGAAGTAACGGATGTGAAAAAAATGAGAATGCAAAAAAAACACCTGTAATCTCCACTGGAGACTACAGGTGTTTTGATGTGTTCTATATAGAAGATTGTTATTAGAATTTTACTGCTACTTCGGAAGCCAATTTCAGACCTGCAGTAACGATTTCTTCAGCACGATCTGCAGAAGCGTTATGTCCTTCAACGATTACAAGCTCAGGGTTTTGAATGCCCCAGAAGTTCAATACGTTAGTTACATATTTAACGGACATTTCAGCAGATGCCATTGGCTCTACGGAATATACGCCACCACGAGCATTCAGCAATGCCACTTTTTTGTCGCCTACGAGACCTACAGGGCCTTCAGCTGTGTATTTAAACATTTTACCAGCTTGGCTCAGGTAGGAAATGTAGTTCACCAGTGGAGCCGGAACAGTGAAGTTCCAGAGCGGGAATGCAAATACCACTTTGTCTGCTGCCAAGAATTGATCTTGCAATTGTGCAGCCAGTGCTGCAGCTTTTTGCTCTTCGGCAGTTGCTTCAATGCCGTTTGCTGCTTTGTAGCCACCAGTAATTACAGTGTTGCCATAGTAAGGAATATCTGTATTGTAGAGATCCAACTCAGTAACTGTGTCACCTGGGTGGGACTCTTTGTATGCGCTCAAGAATGCATCGTACAATTTAACGCTGACTGCTTGATCAGCAGGACGGTCATTTGCTTTAACAAATAAAATATTAGACATGTTGAATTTTCCCCCGTTAGATAAAATATATGAGTGCTTTTTCTAAACCGGCCACCATTGTAGCTTATATAAAGAAACCAACAACTCATTAATTCATATTATATATAAAAATGTTAGTGGATGCAATAACGTAATCACTTTGGTCATGAACCAATTTTAATTTTTGCTACAAAATCTATTTTTGATCTGACTTAGCTACGAGCCGTAAACTCGGAAATGGCTTCACTGATCAGGTTCATGCCAAGCAGCAATTCATCCCGGCCCGGATGGCTAAAGTTCAATCGGATGTAACGTTGATCCTGTACACCTGTGGAGCATAGTGATCCAGGAAGAAAGGATACACCTTTGGGCAAAGCCGCCTTAAGCAGAGCGCCACTATCCAATCCTTCCGGCAACTGTACCCACAGATACATTCCGCCCTCAGGGGTATTGTACTGACACCCTTTCCAGCCC
The nucleotide sequence above comes from Paenibacillus sp. W2I17. Encoded proteins:
- a CDS encoding endo-1,4-beta-xylanase, whose protein sequence is MHLRKWWSLCLSAVLIFSLFPSVGTGGTRAAAADVKTGDDEVLFKADFEDGVLGQWRPRASEKLDIVTQVGHDSTRSLRTSSRTETFHGPLIEVIDHVQKGSTVHISFWAMYDEGPDSQVINGSLEKEYNNDASSREYATFASATLNKGQWKKIEADVVIPGENSGITGFRMYAETPWKTSAEVTPADTITFYVDDVLITEAEKIEIEPNIPNLVDVVGQHYAMGAAIDQSALDAEDPHSQLLTKHFNSITAGNFMKMDAMQPQEGQFVWSETDRLVKFAEANDMEIRGHTLLWHSQVPEWFFTDPNDASKPATREQLLARMKTHIQTIVTRYKGRVHTWDVVNEVISDGGGLRNEASNSKWRDIIGDVDGDGDDSDYIELAFRYAREADPDAVLVINDYGMEGNGNKVNDMVKLVEKLLAKGTPIDAVGFQMHVSMYGPDVKLIREAFEKVIALGVNVQVTELDVSIYSSNSELEMPVTDELMLQQAYRYRELFDLFDELGKRGVMDSVTVWGLADDGTWLDNHPVKGRKDAPLLFDRKLKAKPAFWALVDPTTLPIYRNEWTALKASPSFPNHKGQEDILWGAVKGLEINHLADGTSAVTGEARMMWDAKKVNLRVEVKDTTRRKGDQVEVFLAEEVKGTGAATSEADLSAKKKNPPSANGQYTFKRDGGKGKDKNTYNVQETKTGYVVYASLPMSSVLLTEGQVLSLDFRITDEYAAGKTATIVWNDISNQQPDKPANRGKLKLGSVLKQTKVTYGKPVIDAKKDNVWKKAASVKTDVWVVGNSGATATAQLLWDEKYLYVLADVKDPLRSKLSSNAHEQDSIEIFIDPSKDQTTFYQEDDAQYRVNFDNETSFGGNARKESFKSATRLTSGGYTVEVAIPLDSVRAEEQRWIGFDLQVNDDGAGDGKRSSVSIWSDSSGNSYQDTSGFGSLLLTRK
- a CDS encoding LacI family DNA-binding transcriptional regulator, encoding MASIHDVAKEAGVSVATVSKVINDYPDVSEKTRKKVNIAIELLKYQPNVVARGLVKRRSWTVGVLLTVPFTNPFVSELLEGIKTALENSGYDLVRLSTRFDDPAYSFIKHCRSRNVDGVVVFGEGRENASIQELVDAEIPTMFVDTDMLGKRAGYITTDNANGISMGVKHLHELGHRKIAYISGTLGPAVANLRLEGYREGLRECGIPYSTVYLEICDYSFDGGSKAARRLLALQDQPTGIVCASDMSAFGAIHEIEKHGLSVPEDISVVGFDNTYYAEVFKPGLTTVNQNIYSIGIKSIEYLIAMIENPSYSPPVVTEPSNLVVRQTTAPLKV
- a CDS encoding globin-coupled sensor protein, whose amino-acid sequence is MSSISATRQKQLDYMGLTAGDLTLLAEHRPVFKKVVKEVVDHFYNHVGNYPELVDLIARFSTIDRLKETQKMYWLSMTDGIVDDAYIEQRIAIGLVHSRIGLSEDYYLGTYMVYLDIATSIFQQVIPDSWHLVIQALSKMFNLDSQLVLEAYEKKEKEKLHQLADDQQHTLQAITQITQELTGMISELNESAMAISSVAKETAASQDQAQVLLTELTGEIQQIGKMGELIREISDQSHLVGLNAAIEAAHAGEFGRGFEVVASEVRKLAASSRDAQGKIQSNLEQIMKKLSSVQQESDHTSRGARSQASRSAELAVFATTMEKLSLDLKNLEQQE
- a CDS encoding PrkA family serine protein kinase, with translation MNIFERVAEHRAESDRLTWNGTFEDYIALLREDPTPAMTAHARVYEMIESFGVEEVGGHKRYKFFEQEIFGLDRSIEKLVEEYFHSAARRLDVRKRILLLMGPVSGGKSTLVTLLKRGLEQFSRTEKGAIYAIDGCPMHEEPLHLIPLELRPEVEKEIGVRIEGNLCPSCQMRLRTEYGGDISKVPVERVIVSEDNRVGIGTFSPSDPKSQDIADLTGSIDFSTITEFGSESDPRAYRFDGELNKANRGLMEFQEMLKCDEKFLWNLLSLTQEGNFKAGRFALISADEMIVAHTNESEYKSFISNKKNEALQSRMIVMPIPYNLKVSEEEKIYAKLIQQSDMKHVHIAPHALRTAAIFSILTRLKETKKQGMDLVKKMRMYDGEEVEGYKEADLREMQNEYLDEGMSGIDPRYVINRISSALIKQNLQCINALDILRAIKDGLDQHASITKEERERYLNFIALARKEYDELAKKEVQKAFVYSFEESARTLFENYLDNIEAFCNWSKIRDPLTDEEMDPDERLMRSIEEQIGISENAKKAFREEILIRISAYSRKERKFEYSSHDRLREAIEKKLFTDLKDIVKITTSTKTPDATQLKRMNEVIKRLIEEHGYTAASANELLRYVGSLLNR
- a CDS encoding DUF2161 domain-containing phosphodiesterase; this translates as MAVKYETELYSPVKAFFEQRGFDVKAEVRHCDLVGVRSDQDEPLIVEMKKTFNLSLLLQGMQRLKLSPFVYLAVERNRSKRGAVNQRWSELTALCRQLGLGLLTVTFYKTKAPLIDVLCEPSALIPLTGRNQVARKSGVRRKRLLKEFDERSGDYNTGGSTRRQLVTAYREKALRVASALRTNGEASPANLARQTGVGSAAAILQKNYYGWFERLSRGKYILTIKGVQALTEHAHMLEDNDMIERTINELDVTYSVSGENKDDLAHIAETAEQYLKNTGHI
- a CDS encoding FMN-dependent NADH-azoreductase, with amino-acid sequence MSNILFVKANDRPADQAVSVKLYDAFLSAYKESHPGDTVTELDLYNTDIPYYGNTVITGGYKAANGIEATAEEQKAAALAAQLQDQFLAADKVVFAFPLWNFTVPAPLVNYISYLSQAGKMFKYTAEGPVGLVGDKKVALLNARGGVYSVEPMASAEMSVKYVTNVLNFWGIQNPELVIVEGHNASADRAEEIVTAGLKLASEVAVKF